Genomic window (Candidatus Binataceae bacterium):
CTGGTGGGCTTGATGTGTGCCAAAGGCTTGGCGCAACGCTTGCGGCGGCCGCTGGTGGGGGTCAATCATCTGGAAGGTCACTTGCTAGCACCGCTGCTTGAGCACGAAGTTGCGATGCCGTTTCTGGCCCTGGTCGTCTCGGGTGGACATACCGCGTTGTTCGCGGTGGAGGACTTCGGCCGCTACCGCACGCTGGGGCGCACCCGCGATGACGCGGCCGGAGAGGCCTTCGACAAGGTCGCCAAACTGATGGCGCTAGGCTATCCGGGCGGCAAGATTATCGACGAGATGAGCGCGCGCGGCGACCCGCGGAAGCTCAAGTTGCCGCGCGCGCGGG
Coding sequences:
- the tsaD gene encoding tRNA (adenosine(37)-N6)-threonylcarbamoyltransferase complex transferase subunit TsaD: MLILGIESSCDDAAAAVLETNRPGHARIRSSVVANQDDVHAAYGGVVPELASRNHVMVIAPVIERAVRQAEVGLDEIDAIAVTRGPGLVGSLLVGLMCAKGLAQRLRRPLVGVNHLEGHLLAPLLEHEVAMPFLALVVSGGHTALFAVEDFGRYRTLGRTRDDAAGEAFDKVAKLMALGYPGGKIIDEMSARGDPRKLKLPRAR